GGGCCGTAAAACAGTTGCGATCCGCCGTAGGTCATCAGGTAGGCCGCCATCACGCGCTGCATCACACCGTCGCGCACGTTAAAGGCTTCAGCAATAGTGGCCATCGCCGGGACATAGATGGTTTGCGCCATTTGCCCTACCGCCACCAGTACGATAAGCATCAGCAACAGATGTCCGTTTTCTAATTTTTTCATAGCCGCTTAGAGGAAAATTACAGGATGAAAGCCTGCCGTTTAGCGGTTGAGCAGCAAATCAGCAGGCGAAACAGGTTTGATGGCGGCAAAAATAGCAGTTTGCGTAAAGAAAGGAATGACGACGCGAGAAAGATTTATCGCTAATCTGTCAGCGGAAATTGCCCTTCTTTGTAAAACTAACTGTACGGCAGCACAAACTGCCGCCTCTTTTTGTCGCCCAGAGCTTTCCTGCGGCGGGCGCACTGGAAAAAGCGCGCCCAAGTGACGAAGATAGGCACTACGTTAATCAGATGGAGGAAGGTCAATGGCTGAATGGGTTAATGGCAATGTCGTCGACGTCACGCACTGGACGGAGAGTTTGTTCAGTATCAAAGTGCATGCGCCCGTCACGCCCTTTACTGCCGGCCAGTTCGCCAAGCTGGCGCTGGAGATCGAAGGCGAACGCGTTCAGCGCGCCTACTCCTACGTCAATGCGCCCGCCAGTCCCGATCTGGAGTTCTATCTGGTGAATGTGCCGGAAGGCAAGCTCAGCCCAAGGCTGCACGCTCTGCAGCCTGGCGACAGCGTAATGGTAACGAAAGAGGCCGCCGGTTTTTTCGTGCTGGATGAGATCCCCGAATGCCAGACGCTATGGATGCTGGCGACCGGCACGGCGATCGGCCCCTATCTTTCCATCCTGCAGCAGGGAGAAGGGCTGGCGCGTTTCGATCATATCGTGCTGGTGCATGCGGCGCGCTACGCCGCCGATCTCAGCTATCTGCCGCTGATGCAGCAGCTGGCGGAGCGCTATCACGACAAACTGCGCATTCAGACGGTGGTAAGCCGTGAAACGGCGCCCGGCTCG
This DNA window, taken from Mixta gaviniae, encodes the following:
- the fpr gene encoding ferredoxin--NADP(+) reductase codes for the protein MAEWVNGNVVDVTHWTESLFSIKVHAPVTPFTAGQFAKLALEIEGERVQRAYSYVNAPASPDLEFYLVNVPEGKLSPRLHALQPGDSVMVTKEAAGFFVLDEIPECQTLWMLATGTAIGPYLSILQQGEGLARFDHIVLVHAARYAADLSYLPLMQQLAERYHDKLRIQTVVSRETAPGSLTGRVPALIESGQLEQAVGLPMTAENSHIMLCGNPQMVRDTQQLLKDTRDMRKHLRRKPGHITSEHYW